The nucleotide sequence GTTGTGGAGGGCGTTCACTCAGGAAGAAATTCGTATCAGGAACTATCCTCGGAAATTGGTATGGTCGAAAGGCAGGGGCGTTACTATCGCCGCGCAGCGGAAATACTTGGCTTCATACAGAATCATGACAATCATTCGGTCCTGACACGCAGGGGCGCTCAGTATGTTGCGGCATCAAACCAACAACGGCAGGTCCTCTTAGCGAATGCCATCTTGTCAGCTCGACTGATTCAACGAGTTCTGCCCTTTCTTGAAGCCAAACAAAATGTCACTCGGATGGAACTGACCAATTTTATGCGTGAGATCACAGTTAGTACCGGTGCATCAATGTTGCCCCGACGAGTGAACACAGTCATAAACTGGCTGAAAGCGGTTGACATGCTCCGTGCTGTCGGAAATCATCTTGTATTCGGACAGCTCCCAGAGCATGTCACCCTTATTTGCTATAATGACGTAAGCGAGCCCATTCTGCCGCGCAACTACGATCTCCAAGAGTATAGGGACTTGGCCGCATTGACAGAGAAATCAAACAGGGTTATCGAGTACTTTGTTGATGAAGCCAAACGAGATAGGGCTAACACAAGGCATCGGATGTTAACCAATTTGGTTGCGTCCAAGGTCCGAGCGTCCGGAGCTATGCCGAGATCCAATCGATTTGTAGATATGGCCGCTCGTATAGGAAATCAGGATTACATCTTCGAGATGAAATCATCCACTGTTAGTAATATGCATGCTCAAATTCGGCGTGGTATATCTCAGTTATTCGAGTATCGTTATCTTCAACGAGCGCCACGTGCTAAGCTCGTGCTCGTGCTTGAAGAGCAAATCAATGAGCCACTGCAATGGATGGCAGACTATGTTGTCGAAGATCGTGGGATTCTTCTTGTCTGGGATGGCGATAACCGACTTCACTGTCCTCAAAGCATTCGTTCACAGGTTGGATTTCTGCTGTGAAACAATCCGTTTTTCGCAAGGGGGACGTGCGAAGCGAATCAACAATACTACATGACAAACCTCCTCGACGACTCCGAACCCGCGCACTGGCCCGCGCCGCTGCTCGAACGTCTGCTGAACAAGCCCGCCGCGCTGTGGCAAGCCGATGATCTGGTCGCGCTCGCCCGCGAATACGGCATCCGCCTCGTCGCGCTGATGCACGTCGGCGGCGACGGCTGGCTGAAAACGCTCGACTTCGCCCCGCGTGATCTGCATCATTTCCGCGATGTGCTGAGCGGCGGCGAACGCTGCGATGGCTCCTCCCTGTTCGGCATGATGGGCATCAATCCCGGCGCGTCCGACATCGTGCTCCGTCCGCAAATCGCGACCGCGTTCATGGACCCGTTCCGCGAAGGCACACTCTGTGTTCTCTGCGCGCACTATGGTCGCGACGGCAAACCGCTGCCCGAATCCCCCGACACGATTCTGCGCAAAGCCGCCGCGCGGCTGAAGACGCTCACCAATGTCGAGATGACTGCACTGGGCGAAGTCGAATATTTCCTCGGCAAAAAAGCCGGCGAAGAAGATTTCTACGGCGCCGCCGACCGCGGCTATCACTCCGCCGCGCCGTTCGTGTTCGGCGAGAGCCTGCGCCGCGATGCGCTGACCTCGCTCGCAGAAATGGGCGTCGCCATCAAGTACGGCCACAGCGAAGTTGGCTATGTCCCCACCGGCGAAAAAGAGGACCGCATCTGGGAGCAGCACGAAATCGAGCTGCAACTCGCGCCGCTCGTGCAGAGCGCTTACGCCGTTACGCTCACGCATTGGGTGCTGCGCAATCTCGCCTATCGCGCGAGCATGCGGCTCTCCCTCGAACCCGTGTTGCAGCAGGGACATCCCGGCAACGGCTTGCATTTTCATTTCTCGCCGATGGTTGACACTCAGCATCTCGAAATCGGCCAGGAAAACAACAAACTGCCGGAGTCCGCGACCTGGCTGATCGCCGGACTCGTGCGTTACGGCGGTACGCTGATGGCCTTCGGCAATCGCGAATCCACCTCGTTCCTGCGACTGTCGCAAGCCAAGGAAGCCCCAAGTTCCGTGACCTGGGGCCGCTACAACCGTAAAGCGCTGGTGAGACTGCCCATCGTGGCCACCGACGAACAGGGCCGACTCGTCTCGCCCGAAACCATCGAGTTCCGCCTCTCCGACGGCTCCGCCCATCCGCAACTCCTGCTCGCGGGGATCGCGCAGACCATGTGCGCCGCGCGCGCCATGCCCGATCCACGAAAACTGCTCGCGACGACCGAAGCCGAACATGTCTCCGCGAACGACAACGTGATGCGCATTCCCAAAGGCTTCCACGAAGTCGCCGCCGTCCTCAAACGCGACCGTGAAGTCTTCGAAGCCGACGGCGTCTTTCCCCCGCACGTTATCGAGCACACCATCGACCAGCTCGACCGCAAACACGCCATGACGCTCTAAAAATACGCTGAAAGCCGAATCCGACCCCCCTTGGTCCCCCCACTGTGTGGGGGGAGATCGGGTCCTTCCCCTACGAAGTGGGGGAAGATAGATGGGGGTCGGATGCTGCACCCCCGAGCGGGGCCTCCCGGCTCCTCAGGAATCGGAACTTCATTTTTCGATTTTCAATTTCCAATTTCTCTTCCATGTCCCTCGCGATCGCCGAACTCGAAGCCGCCGCCGCACAAAATCCTGAAGATGCCGACGCGCAGTTCGCACTGGGACGGGCCTATCTGATGACCGAACGCTTCAACGAGGCCGTCGCGCGGCTGGAACATGCGGTGAGCTTGGAACCCGCGCAGTATCCCTGGATCTACTATCTCGCCTCGGCCTACGGCATGAACCGCCAATATCGTGAGTCCGTCAAATCCTGGGAACACTACCTTCACCATCACCCGGATCATGCCGACGCTCACGCCAAGCACGGCATTATCCTGGCCAAGCTGCATAAGTACGACGACTCAATTCTGGCCTTCACCAAGGCCATCGAGCGGGATCCCGACAACCCGTTTCATCGTTACTTTCTCGGCCTCAGCCTGCAGGAAGTCGAACGCTTTGAAGAGGCCCTGACCGCCTTCAGCGATTCCATCAGCCGCCGCGCCGACTTCGCCGATGCCCACTACTGGCAGGGAATCATGTTTGGCATGCTCGGACATGTCGCGCCCGCCATCGAAGCCCTGAAGAACTGCGTCGCCCTGAACCCGGAACACCTCGACGCGCAGTTTAACCTCTGTATCGCTTACGCCATTGATGGACGCATCGGCGAAGCCAAGCTCCAGTATGAACTGGTCAAAGGCATGGATGCGGAGCTCGGCAAGGAGCTCTTCGAGAAAGTCTTCAATTCTCAGCCCGCTTCGTAAGCTCCGCAACGCGGTTGCACACCCCGTCGGAACGGGCCACGCAATCTGCCCTTGCCGAGAGTCCCTGGTGTCCGAAGCATGCACCCCGAGCCGGGTCTCCAGACCCTGCCGGAAGCTTGACGGGTTTCGCCGTTCTCTTGTCTTGTTCCTAATTCCATGACGATGACGCGCAATCTCAAAGTGAAGTCGAAACGTCACGCCACCCGCCCGGGCGAACGCGCATTGCTGACCACGTTCTGGCTGCCCTCCTTCGCCAGCCTGGTCGATATGCTCGCCGTCGTCGCCGCGGCACTGACGTCCTACTATATCCGCTTCTATTCCTACCTGAATTACTGGCTGCCGCCGGACTGGCAGCCCAAAGTCCGCAACTATGCCCTGTTCGGTCTGCTGCTCGGCCTGATCTATACCCTCGTCTCCTGGTCCTACCGTAGCTACGCATCCAAGCTCCGCGTCCCGCTCGAACAGGAAGTCGGGCGCATCATCCGCGGCTCCCTGCTGAGTATGGGCGTCGTGATGGCGGGGATCTTCTTCTATCGCGAGTTCGACTACTCGCGGGCCGTCTTCCTCATGACACTCGTGCTCATGATGCCCGCGCTGATCATCGCCCGCACGATCTACCAGCGATTGCAGTCCATGCTGTTCAAACGCGGAATCGGCGTGCAGCGAATCGCCCTCTGGGGTCGCGGTGACGTGGCCGCCAAACTCTGGCATGACTTCGAGCATGGCCGCGCGCAGGGCTTCGAACTCGTCGGCGCCATCGGCAAGCCCCCCATCGCCAATGCCCCCTCGCTGGGAGAGGTCGCCGCCATCAAAAGCCTCGTCTTCGAACACGACCTCGATCTGATCGTAATGGCTCCGCCGCCGGGCGAAGAAGAGGCCATGAATGACGTGCTGCGCGCTTCCGAAGGCATCACCGTCGAGTTGCTCTACTGCCCCGCCGCGATCGAGATTACCCGCTCCCGTATCCGGGTCACCGAAGTCGGCGGACGGCCCATTCTGCGGTTGAAGACCATTCCCATGTCCGGCTGGCGATATATCGTCAAGCGAGCGACCGACTTCGGCTTCGCGGCAATCTTCCTCCTCTGCTTTAGCTGGCTCTATGCCCTCATCGCCGCCATCGTGTATCTCGACAGCGGTAAACCCATCTTCTATCGGCAGCCACGCGTCGGCATGGACGGCAGCGAATTCGACGTCATTAAGTTCCGCACCATGCGCACCGACTCCGAAGCCAAGAGCGGTCCCGTCTGGGCCGTCAAAGGCGATACCCGCTACACCCGAATCGGCGGCTTCCTGCGCCGCTGGTCGCTCGATGAACTCCCGCAAATCTGGAGCGTCTTCCGCGGCCACATGTCGCTCGTCGGTCCGCGACCCGAACGCCCGTTCTTTGTCGAACAATTCTCCCAACGGATTCCGCAATATCTCGATCGCCATCGGGTGAAATCCGGACTCACCGGCTGGGCGCAGGTCAACGGCTTACGCGGCAGTGACTCCACCATCGAAGCCCGCACCGAAGCCGATCTCTACTATATCGAAAATTGGAACCTCTGGCTCGACCTGAGAATCCTCGTCCGTACTATCCTGACCGTTATCCGCGGCGATGGCGCCATGTAAGCCGCAGGCGAAACGATAATGAGGACGCCGCGAACTTCATTCTTTCATGTGAATTTATGCACGACATCCC is from candidate division KSB1 bacterium and encodes:
- a CDS encoding AAA-associated domain-containing protein, with protein sequence MKFKTEDIPQADNLSSVLRVVEGVHSGRNSYQELSSEIGMVERQGRYYRRAAEILGFIQNHDNHSVLTRRGAQYVAASNQQRQVLLANAILSARLIQRVLPFLEAKQNVTRMELTNFMREITVSTGASMLPRRVNTVINWLKAVDMLRAVGNHLVFGQLPEHVTLICYNDVSEPILPRNYDLQEYRDLAALTEKSNRVIEYFVDEAKRDRANTRHRMLTNLVASKVRASGAMPRSNRFVDMAARIGNQDYIFEMKSSTVSNMHAQIRRGISQLFEYRYLQRAPRAKLVLVLEEQINEPLQWMADYVVEDRGILLVWDGDNRLHCPQSIRSQVGFLL
- a CDS encoding glutamine synthetase beta-grasp domain-containing protein; amino-acid sequence: MTNLLDDSEPAHWPAPLLERLLNKPAALWQADDLVALAREYGIRLVALMHVGGDGWLKTLDFAPRDLHHFRDVLSGGERCDGSSLFGMMGINPGASDIVLRPQIATAFMDPFREGTLCVLCAHYGRDGKPLPESPDTILRKAAARLKTLTNVEMTALGEVEYFLGKKAGEEDFYGAADRGYHSAAPFVFGESLRRDALTSLAEMGVAIKYGHSEVGYVPTGEKEDRIWEQHEIELQLAPLVQSAYAVTLTHWVLRNLAYRASMRLSLEPVLQQGHPGNGLHFHFSPMVDTQHLEIGQENNKLPESATWLIAGLVRYGGTLMAFGNRESTSFLRLSQAKEAPSSVTWGRYNRKALVRLPIVATDEQGRLVSPETIEFRLSDGSAHPQLLLAGIAQTMCAARAMPDPRKLLATTEAEHVSANDNVMRIPKGFHEVAAVLKRDREVFEADGVFPPHVIEHTIDQLDRKHAMTL
- a CDS encoding tetratricopeptide repeat protein, with protein sequence MSLAIAELEAAAAQNPEDADAQFALGRAYLMTERFNEAVARLEHAVSLEPAQYPWIYYLASAYGMNRQYRESVKSWEHYLHHHPDHADAHAKHGIILAKLHKYDDSILAFTKAIERDPDNPFHRYFLGLSLQEVERFEEALTAFSDSISRRADFADAHYWQGIMFGMLGHVAPAIEALKNCVALNPEHLDAQFNLCIAYAIDGRIGEAKLQYELVKGMDAELGKELFEKVFNSQPAS
- a CDS encoding sugar transferase translates to MTRNLKVKSKRHATRPGERALLTTFWLPSFASLVDMLAVVAAALTSYYIRFYSYLNYWLPPDWQPKVRNYALFGLLLGLIYTLVSWSYRSYASKLRVPLEQEVGRIIRGSLLSMGVVMAGIFFYREFDYSRAVFLMTLVLMMPALIIARTIYQRLQSMLFKRGIGVQRIALWGRGDVAAKLWHDFEHGRAQGFELVGAIGKPPIANAPSLGEVAAIKSLVFEHDLDLIVMAPPPGEEEAMNDVLRASEGITVELLYCPAAIEITRSRIRVTEVGGRPILRLKTIPMSGWRYIVKRATDFGFAAIFLLCFSWLYALIAAIVYLDSGKPIFYRQPRVGMDGSEFDVIKFRTMRTDSEAKSGPVWAVKGDTRYTRIGGFLRRWSLDELPQIWSVFRGHMSLVGPRPERPFFVEQFSQRIPQYLDRHRVKSGLTGWAQVNGLRGSDSTIEARTEADLYYIENWNLWLDLRILVRTILTVIRGDGAM